A stretch of the Sulfurospirillum sp. UCH001 genome encodes the following:
- a CDS encoding 16S rRNA (uracil(1498)-N(3))-methyltransferase, giving the protein MQFVYHPNAGLQTLHVDTREYEHIFKVRRISVGETLWWRNLEDSFVYEYQISQIGKKEAELECIGQKELLILPSKVFHLGWSIIDPKIIEKTLPMLNELGVSKISFVYAEFSQKNHKLDMERIKRILINSSQQCGRSLLMQIEVFPSIHHYIEAYPKSAVLDFAEKKLNSNEEISSLLVGPEGGFSTKERNLLQNQPIVGLICNTILRSETAVVAAASKILA; this is encoded by the coding sequence ATGCAATTTGTTTATCATCCAAACGCGGGATTACAAACTCTTCATGTTGATACAAGAGAGTATGAACATATCTTTAAGGTACGCCGTATAAGTGTTGGAGAAACACTCTGGTGGCGAAATTTAGAAGATTCTTTCGTATATGAATATCAAATTTCTCAAATAGGGAAAAAAGAGGCAGAGCTTGAATGCATTGGACAGAAAGAGCTTCTTATACTTCCTTCAAAAGTATTTCATTTAGGCTGGAGCATTATAGATCCCAAAATTATTGAAAAAACACTGCCCATGCTGAATGAACTTGGTGTTTCTAAGATAAGCTTTGTCTATGCAGAGTTTTCGCAAAAAAATCATAAATTGGATATGGAACGCATCAAGCGCATTTTAATTAACTCATCTCAACAATGTGGAAGAAGTCTTTTAATGCAGATTGAGGTTTTTCCTAGCATTCACCATTACATTGAAGCATATCCAAAGAGCGCTGTTCTGGATTTCGCTGAAAAAAAACTGAACTCAAATGAAGAGATATCATCACTTCTTGTAGGTCCAGAAGGTGGGTTTAGTACAAAGGAGCGTAATTTACTTCAAAATCAGCCCATCGTTGGGTTGATATGTAACACGATTTTGCGAAGTGAAACAGCTGTTGTGGCTGCCGCTTCCAAAATATTGGCATGA
- a CDS encoding molybdopterin molybdotransferase MoeA: protein MPISYQEALKIIQTHIKPLQTDQTLPLLKAINRISGGDVYAKFALPKYPMSLKEGYGIAFDTQITSYTLLSPPYPTPIPIGYGVRLSTGERIPKGADTIIAEEDVTSEHEDRITIPLHVTQAQHIKKEGEDIAQGEWLLKQYEHISAQKITALSAQGISRVKVIQKPTISILSIGNQLASGEINNSNAMSLAARIVELGGKIGEIVVCKENEEKILSELKQLANKSDCVMTTGALSRHDAMRHLLETKILMPLFHHVRIAPAKPTSLTLFDDKPILHLPGLPLGCMLGFEMLGVPLLRQLQHLRCIIPDFITCINQKRITCRDNCMSAIPGYSDGRNFVCAPYYEAGRLNILSQCNGYTLMEDREVIEEGEEIPFFYFTHPPVS, encoded by the coding sequence ATGCCTATTTCGTACCAAGAAGCACTCAAAATTATTCAAACACACATTAAACCTTTACAGACAGATCAAACTTTGCCTCTTTTAAAAGCAATCAATCGTATTTCAGGTGGTGATGTTTATGCAAAATTTGCACTCCCAAAATACCCTATGAGCCTTAAAGAAGGTTATGGGATCGCTTTTGATACTCAAATAACCTCTTATACACTCCTTTCTCCTCCATATCCTACTCCTATTCCAATAGGATATGGTGTTAGACTCTCAACAGGAGAGCGCATCCCAAAAGGTGCTGATACCATTATTGCAGAAGAAGATGTTACGTCAGAACACGAAGATCGCATTACAATTCCTTTACATGTTACTCAAGCACAGCACATTAAAAAAGAAGGTGAAGATATCGCACAAGGAGAGTGGTTACTTAAGCAATATGAGCATATCAGTGCACAAAAAATAACAGCTCTCTCAGCACAAGGCATTAGCAGAGTAAAAGTTATTCAAAAACCAACAATCAGTATTTTAAGTATCGGTAATCAACTCGCATCAGGAGAAATCAACAACTCTAATGCGATGAGTTTAGCTGCGCGTATTGTTGAGTTAGGCGGTAAAATCGGTGAAATTGTCGTTTGTAAAGAAAATGAAGAAAAGATATTAAGTGAGTTAAAACAACTGGCAAACAAATCCGATTGTGTGATGACAACAGGTGCTCTTAGCCGTCATGACGCTATGCGCCATTTACTTGAAACAAAAATATTGATGCCTCTTTTTCATCATGTTCGTATAGCACCAGCAAAACCGACCTCACTGACATTATTCGATGACAAACCTATTTTACATCTTCCAGGACTGCCTCTTGGATGTATGCTAGGCTTTGAAATGCTCGGTGTTCCTTTACTCAGACAACTCCAGCATTTGCGTTGTATCATTCCAGATTTTATTACCTGTATTAATCAAAAACGCATTACGTGCAGAGATAATTGTATGAGTGCGATTCCAGGCTATAGTGATGGAAGAAACTTTGTATGTGCGCCATACTATGAGGCAGGAAGATTAAATATACTTAGCCAATGTAATGGCTACACATTGATGGAAGATAGAGAAGTTATAGAAGAAGGAGAGGAAATTCCCTTCTTCTATTTCACTCATCCACCTGTCTCATAA
- the rsmI gene encoding 16S rRNA (cytidine(1402)-2'-O)-methyltransferase has product MIYFIPTPIGNLDDISVRSLKLLAECKTLFCEDTRITKKLLSLLSQRHNVSFNIENFISMHSHNEDAVLSKIDKTVFDETVGYLSDAGMPGISDPGSALVRFCQENALPYEILPGANAALLAYVTSGIEVHQFLFYGFLSHKGIERQNELFEVLNSPYAVILYESPHRIEKLFEELAKFGPNRQIFAIKEATKLYEKRFLGTSIEVNDASKTANLKGEWVVVIKPEVQSGGEPITKEDLIGLDLPPKQKAKLLSKLTGESIKEWYTKLQN; this is encoded by the coding sequence TTGATCTATTTTATTCCTACTCCTATAGGAAATTTAGATGACATCTCTGTTAGAAGTCTTAAACTTCTAGCAGAGTGTAAAACTCTCTTCTGCGAAGATACACGAATTACTAAAAAACTTCTTTCCCTTCTTTCTCAAAGACACAATGTATCTTTTAATATCGAAAATTTTATTTCAATGCACTCTCATAACGAAGATGCTGTTTTATCAAAGATCGATAAAACAGTTTTTGACGAAACTGTCGGTTACTTGAGTGATGCTGGAATGCCAGGAATTAGCGATCCTGGAAGTGCATTAGTACGTTTTTGTCAAGAAAATGCATTGCCTTATGAAATCCTCCCTGGTGCTAATGCCGCACTCTTAGCGTATGTTACCAGTGGTATTGAAGTACACCAATTTTTGTTCTATGGTTTTTTATCACATAAAGGGATAGAGCGTCAAAATGAACTTTTTGAGGTGCTCAATTCACCTTATGCCGTTATCCTCTACGAATCTCCACATCGCATTGAAAAGCTTTTTGAAGAGTTAGCAAAGTTTGGACCAAATCGTCAAATATTCGCCATTAAAGAAGCAACCAAATTATATGAAAAACGCTTTCTGGGAACATCAATAGAAGTTAATGATGCTTCTAAAACAGCGAATCTGAAAGGTGAATGGGTTGTAGTGATTAAACCTGAGGTACAAAGCGGTGGCGAGCCTATTACAAAAGAAGATTTAATAGGACTTGATCTTCCTCCTAAGCAAAAAGCTAAACTTCTCTCCAAACTTACAGGCGAGAGCATTAAAGAATGGTACACTAAACTTCAAAATTAA
- the rpmE gene encoding 50S ribosomal protein L31, whose protein sequence is MKKDIHPEYVPCVVTCACGNSFETMSNKAELRIDICSSCHPFFTGSEKIVDAAGRVEKFKKKYSLK, encoded by the coding sequence ATGAAAAAAGATATTCATCCAGAATATGTACCATGCGTTGTAACTTGTGCATGTGGCAATAGTTTTGAAACTATGTCTAACAAAGCTGAGTTAAGAATCGATATTTGTAGTTCATGCCATCCGTTCTTCACGGGCAGTGAGAAGATCGTGGATGCTGCAGGTAGAGTTGAGAAATTTAAGAAAAAATATAGCTTAAAATAG